In Papaver somniferum cultivar HN1 chromosome 1, ASM357369v1, whole genome shotgun sequence, a genomic segment contains:
- the LOC113285124 gene encoding cellulose synthase-like protein G3 yields the protein MKNGEKTSAFPLNSYEVHPRTIPSRAFMLIYVCGIIALLYHHLTSLRIHSVDLLPSILLLIADLVLSFMWVACQAFRWSPVRRKVYPENLSKVVDEDDLPTLDVFICTADPYKEPPMEVVNTALSVLAFDYPSNKISVYVSDDGGSQMTLFALIQGSKFAIEWLPFCKKHNLSKRCPKVVFNQHDSDADQLRSCIPQEEFLNMKILYEEMRTKVEHVMGQGCVDDDMLVNEEERQVFSKWIYSSRSFYNHSDTASAIMTSAPIVLCIDCDMYCNNPQAPRLALCHLLDPVEGSKIAFAQFPPRFRGINPSDIYDSEFTRPYIINPEGLDGIGAVNCVGSGPFVNRKAFYGAPTQSKVNIFPGFNGDHEGALDRRITMSSSKLILEAASRVADCNYEQGTNWGLTVSDPWFYLYAYLFLATYIQDFIEGYYVYGINLKSWWNEQRMWLMRAASSCVFSFIELILYQIGIMPDFSLTSKVIDDEQQKRYNREIFDFGVDSPIFMSLSTFPLVNLVSFSFGIMKIIFIDGKLEEMLVRLFLSGFLLVNSWPIYEAMVRRKDGGRMPAKVTLLSALITLVLCYASGFVTK from the exons ATGAAAAACGGAGAGAAAACCTCTGCGTTTCCTCTGAATAGTTATGAAGTGCATCCAAGAACAATACCTAGTCGTGCATTCATGTTAATCTATGTATGTGGAATCATAGCTCTACTTTATCATCATCTAACCAGTCTCAGAATCCATTCAGTAGATTTATTACCATCAATCCTTCTGTTAATTGCTGATTTAGTTCTATCCTTCATGTGGGTTGCATGTCAAGCTTTTCGATGGAGTCCAGTTCGTAGAAAAGTTTATCCAGAGAATCTGTCAAAAGTCGTAGATGAAGATGATCTCCCAACTTTAGATGTTTTTATTTGTACTGCTGATCCATATAAAGAACCTCCTATGGAAGTCGTGAATACTGCATTGTCTGTCTTAGCATTTGATTACCCTTCAAATAAGATATCTGTTTATGTTTCTGATGATGGAGGATCTCAAATGACTCTTTTTGCATTGATTCAAGGATCAAAGTTTGCCATAGAATGGTTACCATTTTGTAAAAAGCATAATCTCAGTAAGAGATGTCCTAAAGTGGTTTTCAACCAgcatgattctgatgctgatcaGCTTAGATCGTGTATCCCTCAAGAGGAGTTTCTGAATATGAAG ATTTTATACGAGGAAATGAGAACAAAGGTAGAGCATGTTATGGGACAAGGCTGTGTAGAcgatgatatgctcgttaatGAAGAAGAGCGTCAAGTATTCAGTAAATGGATTTACTCGTCAAGATCATTCTACAATCATTCAG ATACTGCATCGGCAATAATGACTAGCGCACCAATTGTTCTTTGCATTGACTGTGACATGTACTGTAATAATCCTCAAGCTCCACGTCTAGCACTATGCCATCTACTAGACCCCGTCGAAGGCTCAAAAATTGCTTTTGCTCAATTTCCTCCACGCTTCAGAGGGATTAATCCAAGTGATATATATGATAGTGAGTTCACAAGGCCGTATATAATAAATCCTGAAGGGTTAGACGGGATTGGTGCTGTCAATTGTGTTGGCAGCGGTCCCTTCGTTAACCGAAAAGCATTTTATGGTGCCCCAACTCAATCGAAAGTAAACATATTCCCTGGATTCAACGGTGATCATGAAGGTGCTTTGGATAGAAGAATAACAATGAGTAGTTCAAAACTAATTTTGGAAGCAGCTAGTAGAGTTGCAGACTGCAATTATGAACAAGGGACAAATTGGGGATTAACT GTCTCTGATCCATGGTTTTATCTCTACGCATACCTCTTTTTAGCAACATATATTCAAGATTTCATAGAGGGTTATTATGTATACGGTATAAACCTCAAAAGCTGGTGGAACGAACAAAGAATGTGGTTGATGCGAGCAGCATCGTCTTGCGTTTTTTCATTTATAGAACTCATACTGTACCAAATTGGTATCATGCCAGATTTCAGCCTTACAAGCAAAGTCATCGACGATGAACAACAAAAAAGATACAACCGAGAGATATTTGATTTTGGAGTAGATTCGCCAATTTTCATGAGCTTATCAACATTTCCATTGGTCAATTTAGTCTCATTTAGTTTTGGGATCATGAAGATAATATTTATTGATGGAAAATTAGAAGAGATGTTGGTTCGGTTGTTTCTAAGTGGATTTCTGTTGGTGAATTCCTGGCCTATTTATGAAGCTATGGTGCGGAGAAAAGATGGAGGAAGAATGCCTGCGAAAGTAACTTTGCTATCTGCTCTAATCACATTGGTTCTTTGTTATGCGTCCGGATTCGTTACGAAATGA